One window of the Pelobates fuscus isolate aPelFus1 chromosome 12, aPelFus1.pri, whole genome shotgun sequence genome contains the following:
- the LOC134578896 gene encoding F-box/LRR-repeat protein 8-like yields MSTQWEDMPQEILAQIFYYLPLGDRRTVSHVCQSWACGVASPTVWYYTEISFGSEEELLTLDGLEHFLVQIKQIKIVFDQSKEANRNSVSEILDCLAKEKNKLKSLTIVCCGENPLFYSGQEVLESIMNLCRKESHGDLQNIDLRKLPFTFSDGFVRLIATGNPNLRSLHINNGTLVCKITPETLKAVLEFCPKLTVLGTFCSSLSEDVFCELMKPCRPPLMCLDILCKRLDKYTHSISDDAWGELCLHHPTLRVDLEFDHTIPAWKIRRTLQPNIPVSTLQFNACNEMMNHIRFVTNHYWRTLNKLVIRTISSSDLDSALIDLATKCGVLEEIHCYCLVGTQVIQAFLKHCPRLKKYTLKIIKEKHPWKATWTQPSTD; encoded by the exons ATGTCTACACAGTGGGAGGACATGCCTCAAGAAATCCTTGCACAAATCTTTTACTACCTACCTCTAGGAGACAGACGGACAGTATCCCATGTGTGCCAGTCCTGGGCATGTGGAGTGGCATCTCCCACAGTTTGGTACTACACAGAAATTAG TTTCGGATCAGAAGAAGAGTTACTAACACTTGACGGATTGGAGCACTTTCTGGTccagataaaacaaataaaaatagtttttgacCAATCCAAAGAAGCAAATCGCAATAGTGTATCAGAAATTCTAGATTGTCTGGCCAAAGAGAAAAACAAACTGAAAAGCCTGACTATTGTGTGCTGTGGAGAAAACCCCTTGTTTTATTCTGGGCAGGAGGTTTTGGAAAGCATCATGAACCTTTGTCGTAAGGAGAGTCATGGTGACCTCCAAAACATTGATCTACGAAAGCTCCCTTTTACTTTTAGTGATGGCTTTGTAAGACTTATTGCTACAGGGAACCCAAATCTACGTAGTTTGCACATAAACAATGGTACTTTGGTTTGCAAAATAACCCCTGAAACTTTGAAAGCAGTTTTAGAGTTCTGCCCCAAACTCACTGTCCTAGGCACCTTTTGTTCCAGTCTGTCTGAAGATGTTTTCTGTGAACTTATGAAACCATGCAGACCACCACTTATGTGCCTGGACATCTTGTGTAAAAGGCTGGacaaatatacacattccatATCTGATGACGCATGGGGTGAGCTTTGTCTACATCATCCCACACTTCGTGTGGACCTAGAATTTGATCACACTATCCCTGCTTGGAAAATCCGTCGAACCTTACAACCAAATATTCCTGTGTCAACCTTACAATTTAATGCCTGCAATGAAATGATGAATCACATTAGATTTGTCACCAATCACTACTGGCGCACTCTAAATAAGCTAGTTATACGCACCATCTCATCCAGTGATCTAGACTCTGCTCTTATTGATTTGGCTACAAAATGTGGTGTATTGGAAGAAATTCATTGCTACTGTTTAGTGGGAACTCAAGTGATTCAAGCTTTCCTAAAACACTGTCCCCGCTTGAAAAAATATACTCTTAAAATCATCAAAGAAAAACACCCATGGAAAGCAACATGGACCCAGCCATCTACAGACTAA